The following DNA comes from Ignavibacteria bacterium.
CAAGCTCTTAAGCTGGCTGGAGCTTGGGGCAAGGTTCAATTATTCTTCAAACTTCCCTGTCACACTTCCTAAAGGAATCCGTCCAAGAGTTGTTGGTGACTCACTTGCAGTATTGCCAATACTAAACCTTGTCCAGTTCGATTTTGAATTTGGAGGCAATGAAAATAAATTTGCCGATAAAAAACCGGTTTATCACAGGCTGGATCTAAGAGCGACAGCATATACAAAATTCTGGGGAATTGATTGGGGATTTTATATAGATGTGATAAACGTTTATAACAGGCAGAATGTTATAGGATATGATTTTTATATAGATGAAAATTTAGAGGTAAAGCTGAAACCCATTGGGCAATTCCCTGTATTACCAACTATAGGAGTAAACGCAAGGTTTTAGAACTAAATGATAATATACTTAAAATAATATTTTCTGATAATTATATGTTTTTTTAACAAAAATTTTCATAATATTAACCAAACTAAATGGTAATAATGAAGTTAAAAAATATTTTAAGCCCGGGATTCCTGCTAAGATCAATACTTACAGCATTTGTTTTGTTAATACTTACCGGAAATGTCTATTCCCAGTTTGGGCAAAACAAAGTGCAGTACAAGGTATTTGAATGGAAATACCTGCAATCACAGCATTTTGATATTTATTTTAACCAGGGTGGTGAGTTTATTGCACAATTCACGGCAGTTGCTGCTGAGAGTTCACTGGTAAGCCTGGAAAATAATATCGGGTACGGAATTAAGAACAGGATACCGATCATATTATTCAATTCTCATAATGAGTTCCAGCAGAATAATGCAGTTGATGAATATCTATCTGAAGGAATTGGCGGCGTAACTGAGCTTTTCAAGAACAGAATAGTAGTTCCCTTTGAAGGAGATTATGAAAAATTCCGCCATGTGATCCACCATGAGCTACTTCATGCATATATGAATGATATGTATTACGGCGGTTCACTGCAGAACATAATTTCGCAGAATATAGCTCTTCAGTTCCCCGGGTGGTTTTCTGAGGGTATGGCTGAATACCAGTCAATAGGTGGAATGGATAAAGCTAATGATATGTTCATTAGAGACGCTGTAATTTATGATTACCTGCCTCCGCTTGATTATATTGACGGGTATCTTTCATATCGCGGAGGCCAGAGCTTTTTTTCATGGCTGGCTGATGAATACGGAAAAGAAAAGATAGGCGACCTGATGATACAGATTAAAGCGCTGGGAGATGTAGATGAAGGATTTGTTGATGTTTACAATATGGGCATTGAAAAGCTATCTGAAAAATGGCATAAATCATTAAAGCAGACATATTGGCCGGATATCAATACAAGACAGGAGCTGAGTGATTTCGCGAACCGTTTGACAAATTCACGTGAAGGTGACGGATTTTACAATACCGCTCCATCGATCTCACCCAAAGGAGATAAGGTTGTATTTATTTCAAACCGTGACGATTATTTCAGTGTATATATAGCAGATATCAAGTCAGGTAAAATTTTAAAAAAGCTAATTGGCGGGAACCAGACCGCTGATTTTGAAGAGCTGCATTTACTCACACCGGGTTTATGCTGGTCACCTGACGGTAAAAAAGTAGCCATATCGGTAAAAAGCGGCGATAAAGATGCAATATATATAATTGATGCTGAAGATGGCGATGAAGATGTTTTGCCTATCGAACATGACGGAATATTTTCTGTTGACTGGAATCCGGTTAACAATTCATTAGTTTACCGCGGTGATAATGCAAAGCAGTCAGATATATGGATCTACAATCTTAAAACAAAAAAGAAACAAAGAGTAACCAATGATCTTTTCACCGATATAGATCCCAAGTGGTCAAGAGACGGTAAACTTATATATTTCTCTTCTGACAGAAGCACTTATACAAACCTTAATGATATACCGACAGATTTTGATATGAATTCATACGATTACAAGGATAAAGATCTGTATGTTTATGATGTTGAAGCCGGCAAGCTTTCACGGTTTACTGAAGATAAAAATGCGAATGAATCAAGTGTAGTTACTTCACCTGACGGCAAAAAGGTACTTTATATTTCTGACAGAAACGGGATTGATAATATTTGGATGCGTAATTTAGAAACAGGAGAAGAAAAGCCCATAACTAACACCCTGGACCCGATAAGCCTGCTGTCGCTTTCTGCAGACGGGAAACGGCTTGCATTTACAGCTTTAAACAGGGGCGGCTATGATATTTTTTATCTTGAAAATCCGTTTGAAATTGATATAGCAATGACTGAATTGCCGAATACACAATTTGTACAGAAACGAATTGACGAGATGAAAAAGCTTACTTCGTCAGATTCTCTTAAGCTTTTTACAGATTCAATGCGGGTTATTGCGGATTCACTTATGAATTTAACAGGTGATACCACCGGTGTGAATTCTGATTACACTGTATCTGACAGTACTGTTACTGACTCAACAAAATCACTTTACGGTGATGATGTTGCATTAAATTTAAATCCTGAAAAGGTTGATTCAACTAAACAATCACCTTCTCAGCGCCTGAAGCTGAAGGAAAAGAATAAAAGTAAATTCCAGCTGACCGATAACACCAATCCGGACGGCAGCTACAAAGTAAATAATTACAAGATCAAATTTTCACCTGATCTTATTTACAGTAATGCCAATTACAGCAGTTTTTACGGAGTCCAGGGAACTGCGCAAATGGCATTCAGCGATGTATTGGGAAATCACAGAATATATGTAGCAACAAGTCTTGTACTGGATCTTAAAAACAGTGATTACGCGTTTGCATATTACTATCTTCCCAAAAGGATCGATTGGGGTATAAGCGCATACCACTCTGCAAGGTTTTTACTTATCGGAAGAAACT
Coding sequences within:
- a CDS encoding PD40 domain-containing protein, translating into MKLKNILSPGFLLRSILTAFVLLILTGNVYSQFGQNKVQYKVFEWKYLQSQHFDIYFNQGGEFIAQFTAVAAESSLVSLENNIGYGIKNRIPIILFNSHNEFQQNNAVDEYLSEGIGGVTELFKNRIVVPFEGDYEKFRHVIHHELLHAYMNDMYYGGSLQNIISQNIALQFPGWFSEGMAEYQSIGGMDKANDMFIRDAVIYDYLPPLDYIDGYLSYRGGQSFFSWLADEYGKEKIGDLMIQIKALGDVDEGFVDVYNMGIEKLSEKWHKSLKQTYWPDINTRQELSDFANRLTNSREGDGFYNTAPSISPKGDKVVFISNRDDYFSVYIADIKSGKILKKLIGGNQTADFEELHLLTPGLCWSPDGKKVAISVKSGDKDAIYIIDAEDGDEDVLPIEHDGIFSVDWNPVNNSLVYRGDNAKQSDIWIYNLKTKKKQRVTNDLFTDIDPKWSRDGKLIYFSSDRSTYTNLNDIPTDFDMNSYDYKDKDLYVYDVEAGKLSRFTEDKNANESSVVTSPDGKKVLYISDRNGIDNIWMRNLETGEEKPITNTLDPISLLSLSADGKRLAFTALNRGGYDIFYLENPFEIDIAMTELPNTQFVQKRIDEMKKLTSSDSLKLFTDSMRVIADSLMNLTGDTTGVNSDYTVSDSTVTDSTKSLYGDDVALNLNPEKVDSTKQSPSQRLKLKEKNKSKFQLTDNTNPDGSYKVNNYKIKFSPDLIYSNANYSSFYGVQGTAQMAFSDVLGNHRIYVATSLVLDLKNSDYAFAYYYLPKRIDWGISAYHSARFLLIGRNFSTSQLYRYRTFGGDISLSYPISKFKRIEGALSYNHLTKENLDNPAEPSQNLDFILPAISYVHDNTLWGYTAPIKGSRYKLTLLGTPKIGSNGVSFFSALADYRTYFEIADDYNFVLRLNGGASFGKNPQRFYIGGTESWINYEVQNDILPIEDIQDFAFSTAVMPLRGYNYNYRSGSKFALMNAEFRFPLFRYLILGLLPLGFQNIQGVIFADAGSVWSDTKKLQFFHKNNGSLQTKDLLLSAGIGTRLFFLYFPMKLDIAWTYDMQNWSKPKYMISIGADF